The genomic segment CTATACGTTCACCCATCAAGGCGTGACGACGTTTCTCGTAGATAACAGTACGCTGCTTGTTCATAACATCATCATACTCCAGCAGACGTTTACGGATACCGAAGTTGTTCTCCTCAACTTTCTTCTGTGCACGCTCAATGCTTCGAGAAATCATGGGACTCTCAATCATCTCGCCTTCCTTGAAGCCTAAGCGGTCCATCACAGAGGCAATGCGCTCTGATGCAAACAGACGCATCAGTTTGTCTTCCAGTGATACATAGAATACAGAAGAACCTGGGTCTCCTTGACGTCCGGCACGACCACGCAGCTGACGGTCTACACGACGGCTTTCATGACGTTCTGTACCAATGATGGCCAGACCACCAGCAGCCTTAACCTCAGGAGACAGCTTAATATCGGTACCACGACCTGCCATGTTAGTGGCAATGGTCACTGCACCCATGCCGTTCTTGTCCTGCTGACCAGCCAGAGCCACGATATCGGCCTCTTTCTGGTGTAACTTGGCGTTCAGGACCTGATGGGGGATGCCCTCACGCTTACCCGTTTCGGGATCTACGTACATATCCAGCATACGGCTCAGCAACTCGGAAATCTCGACGCTTGTCGTACCAATCAGCGTGGGACGGCCTGCTTTTCGCATTTTAACGATTTCCTCGATGACGGCTTTGTATTTCTCGCGTGCTGTTTTATACACACGGTCGTCCATGTCGTTGCGCGCAATAGGCTTGTTGGTGGGAATCTCCACCACATCAAGTTTGTAGATATCCCAGAACTCTCCGGCCTCCGTCGAAGCGGTACCTGTCATACCTGCCAGTTTGTGATACATGCGGAAATAGTTCTGCAAGGTGATGGTAGCAAAGGTCTGTGTGGCGGCCTCCACCTTTACATGCTCCTTAGCCTCTACTGCCTGATGCAGACCGTCGCTCCATCGGCGTCCTTCCATGATACGGCCTGTCTGTTCATCGACAATCTTAACCTCGCCATCAATAACTACATATTCATCATCCTTGTTGAACATGGTGTATGCTTTAAGCAACTGCTGCAGCGTGTGCACGCGCTCGCTCTGTACGGCGTAGTAGTTCATCATCTCGTCCTTCTTGTTCAGACGTTCTTCGTCCGTGAGGCCTGTCTCTGCTTCCAATGCTGAGAGCTGGCCGGCGATGTCGGGAAGGACAAACAAGGCAGCGTCGTTTACTTGTTTTGCCAACCATGCTGTTCCTTTATCAGTCAGGTCGCATGAGTTGAGTTTCTCGTCAACGACAAAATACAAAGGCTCTACAGCCTCAGGCATTCTGCGGTTGTTGTTTTCCATATAGTGCTCTTCGGTCTTGAGCATGCCAGCCTTGATACCTTCTTCTGAAAGATATTTGATGAGTGGCTTGTTTTTAGGAAGTGCTTTGTGCGAGCGGAACAATGAGAGGAAACCTGCGTCAAGTTTCTCCTGACCGTCTTTCTTGTTTCCTTCTTCCATCAACTTGTTTCCTTCGGTAATCAATACCTTGGCATCTGCAAGATATTGCGTAGCCAATTGCTTCTGAACGCCATAGAGCTTTTCTACCAATGGCTGGTATTCTTCGAACATCTGAACCTCGCCTTTGGGAACGGGTCCGCTGATAATCAGAGGTGTTCGGGCATCATCAATTAACACAGAGTCAACCTCATCGACGATGGCATAGTTGTGTGCGCGCTGCACCAAGTCGGCAGGCGAGATAGCCATGTTATCACGCAGATAGTCAAAACCAAACTCATTGTTTGTACCAAAAGTGATATCTGCTTGATAAGCCTTACGACGTTCTGCTGAGTTAGGCTGATGCTTGTCGATACAGTCGACGCTCAGGCCATGGAACATATAAAGTGGACCCATCCATTCTGAGTCACGCTTAGCCAAATAGTCGTTTACCGTCACCACATGAACACCATTGCCAGTAAGAGCGTTTAGGAATACTGGCAGTGTGGCAACAAGCGTCTTACCTTCACCAGTGGCCATCTCGGCAATCTTACCCTGATGAAGAACAACGCCACCGAAAAGCTGTACATCATAGTGTACCATTTCCCATTTCAGGTCATTACCACCTGCTGTCCAATGGTTGTGATAGATAGCTTTGTCGCCATCAATCGTGATAAAGTCTTTTCTAGGATCGGCAGCCAACTCACGATCAAAGTCGTTGGCTGTAACGATGGTCTCCTCGTTCTGAGCGAAACGGCGAGCCGTCTCCTTGACGATAGCATATACCTCAGGCATTACCTCGTCGAGAGCCTTCTCATAAATCTCAAGTGCCTCTTTCTCCTTTTTATCAATCTTGGCAAAGATGTCGGCTCGTTCGTCCAATGGCGTTTCTTCGATGGTAGCCTTCAGGCGCTCAATCTCCTCTTTTTGTTCTTTAGCAGCGGTTTGTACCTGTTGACGGATCTCTTGAGTGCGAGCACGAAGTGCGTCATTATCCAGTGCTTCTACTTTGGGTGAAACGGCTTTCACCATCTCCACGAAAGGCTGAATCTTCTTCATATCACGCGATGATTTGTCGCCGAAGAGAGCCTTCAATATACTATTGAAATTCATAATATGTTTTTAATGAATGGGTTCTAAATTTTAAAATTGTGTGCAAAGTTAACGATTTTCTGCCAATAAACAGCAAAAAACAACCAATAATTACCAATTAGGTTAGAATAATGGTTTCGACGAGCACGCATTTGGAGCCCTGATGCGGATGCATCGCGCCAGAGTGGGCGCAATCTGATCAATGGTAACGGGCACTTGTATGCGTTCAGGACTTGTGCCTGCACCATAGAAAATTATCGGGAATTGTATATATGATGCTTTTGAGAAATCGCTTTCTTGTGTGTCCTCATGCAGAATGCGCCAACCGGGAGCTGTTTCGATGAATATGTCGCCGCAGTTGTCGGGACTAAAGCCGTTGCGCACCTTCTGAATCATTTCGTTCTGGCTGGTCAGTAGCTGTAGTGACGTATAGACGTTTCTTACGCCCGACATCATAGCCATGAATTCCTGACTGCGGTTTAGGGCCTCAGTCATACTGATTTTCTTCGACTCCAGCAACTTGCGGTTCAGGAAGATTTGGTTTTTATATACCGTCTCCACGTAATCGCCTTGTCCCCAGGTGGCACCCAGATACATGTTCATCAGGTTTGTCGATCTGTTCATGTAGAAAGTACCTGATGGAATCTTATATGCCTGATAATCAGACATTTCTTCGTTGCTGTATCCAGTGCTTGTGATGACGACAAGCAGGTCCTTGCGCTTCAGTTTTTCTTCCAGTTTATCGATGAGTCGACTCAACTCTTTGTTCAGTCGGATATACGTGTCTTGTACTTCCAACTGACAATCTGTCACAGCCTTGTGATCGTATGTGCCCGCATAATATGTCAGACAGAGTAAGTCCGTAATCTTGTCATTACCCATGCCTGTGCTGGCTACGCATTGCAGCGCCATGTCTGTAACGTCTCTATTGACTAGGGCGCTAGTCTTATATTTCTTGTATCGTTGTGTGCCTTCAAACTGGTGCTTAAATGGTTTTGTCTCACCCGTCTGCATGAAATAGCTGAAATTGCTAGCCAGTATCGAGTAGGGTTCCCATGTTGTTTGACCAATCTTTGCTGCTGGCGCATTTAGCCTGTTGTATGCCTGGGCCCACGAAGGCAGAGCATTAAAATAAAAGCGTGACGAACACCAGTTGCCACTGGCATCGTCAATCCAAAAGGCACCATTTGCCGCATGTCCTGCAGAAAGTACAGCTGCGTCGCGGAAGGGCGCAATGGCATATACAATGGCTTTTCCGCCAGTACATACTTTCAGTTCGTCGCCAATTGTTGATGTACTCAATTTGTTGGGTGAGGCGGTCTCGTTGGTGTTGATGCCAGGATATTTTGCATCGTCCACACAACCAACAGGTCTGAGTGTCTCGCGATTCAGCCATTGCTGTCCGGCAATATTATTATAATAAGGTGCAACACCCGATGTGATGGCTGCACTTGCCGAAGCTCTATCTATAGGAATAAAAGGATAAGATACATTTGTATAAACTTTACCATCGGCCATTAGGCGAAGGAATCCTTGGTCCGTATAAAGCGGTTGGAAAGCTTCCAGGAAGTCACTTCTCAGTTGGTCAATAGTGATGCTGACCACCAGTCGCGGCGCGCCGTTGGTTTCTTCCTGTGCTATGACTTCTGAGTTAAAGCCCAGCACGGCTAATAGCGTGATATAAATGTATCTATTTGTCATTGTAATGATCTAAACATCTAAATAGCAAAGATAATGCCAAAAATACCATGCCCTCTGCATAGTCTTGCCAGAAACTGCCAAGAAGGAATATAATCAGGCATATAAAGTTGATGAGAAACCACTTTGTCTTACGTTTCTTCCAAATGGGCCATACGAAGAGTAGGGCAATAGGATTTAGAAGTAGAATCTGCAGATTAATACTTGTTGTGGGATGCTCTGAGAAGATCATCAACAGCAAAACAAGACCGGGTAGTCCCGTCAGAACCATTAATAGAGCATCGTACCACCATAACTTTGTTTTCTTGTATATCTCATAGAACGAAACAAATGCCGTGAGAACCATTAAAGCCAGGAAGATGTCGAAAGGTCTCAAGGGAAAATCTGATTCCGTTGTCTGTATTCCTGCAGGCACAAGTAGGCGGCGCTCTTTAACAAAAGGCTCTCGCTTTCCATCGTGCATCACATAGGCACGGTCGAAATCGTAACGAAGGTTGTCAGGCAGGAATTCCTGTTCCTCGCGACTGGTCTTTGCATCAGCCTTGATGCCCAGTAATAAGTCGATGCCAAACGCTGTCCAAACATGGTGCGAATTGTGTTGATGCAGCATTTCGCGGTATGTGGGACTATAATCCTCTCTTGGCTGGTAAAACAATTCTCCCTCTATGCTCTGCTCAATGATATTGCGAGGACGCGTAGAGCAGTTGTCATAAAAGAAGTTATAACGATAAACCCTGTTCTCGGGTTTGCAGTTTTCAATCAACGCATTCCTGATGTTCAACTTCTCTTGGCGAGTCAGATTCAATATGTGTTCTGTCACCATGCTGCCCCAATTCTCATAATACTCGCAAAAGGGCAGGGTGGGAGCCACGCCCAGTTCGTAGTCAGTTAAGCCGAAAACAAAGCGTAGGGCGAAGTGAGGCTTTGTATAATCGAACACGCCCCAGTTGTATATGCCGTCAATGCCGCGCTTCAAATCATGATAACGCAGGGCGGTATGTCCGTAAAGACTATATATCTCCTCGTGAGGTGAACAGGTGATGAGTCCAATCTCCACACTGTCCATTTCACTCAAGTCTATGTCTTGAGCTATAGCGTTGTTGCTCGTTAAAAGAATAGAAAAAGCAACAAAAAAAGTCCTAAAAATGTTTTTAAATTGTTTCACGATGCAAAATTAATCTATATTTTCCACTTTCAGTGCATTTAGTTCGAATTTTTTTAATAATTTTGCACCCTGAAAGAAAAAGAATATATGAACAAGCAAATCATAAGCGTTGCTTTGGCAATTGCCTTTTCCATTTCTGGTTATGCCCAGAGTGGCACAAATTCACCTTATAGCCAATATGGTTTAGGTGTTCTTTCTGACCAGTCGCATGGTTTTAACAGTGGTATGAACGGCGTTGGACTGTCGTATCGAGGCGGTGATGTGGTTAACACCTTGAACCCTGCCTCCTATTCGGCCATTGACTCGTTGACAATGGTTTTTGATGTCGGTCTTTCCGGTCAGATTACTAGTTTTAAGGAGGGTAATGTCAAGCGTAATGCAAAGAATGCCGATGTGGAATATGCCGTTGGCTCCTTCCGCCTTTTGCCGAAGGTAGGTGCGGCGTTTGGCTTAATGCCTTTCTCGAACATTGGCTATAACTATTCCGCAACCAATAATCTGAACATAGAGGAAGGAACCATTATCACCGAGACCTATACAGGTTCCGGTGGATTGCATCAGGCTTTCTTCGGTTTGGGATGGAATATCGTAAAACCCCTGTCTTTGGGTGTTAATGTGTCGTATATTTGGGGCACCTATAATCGTTCTGTTTCATCTAGTGCCAATACTTCTAATATAAACAAGCTGTCCAGAGAGTATAGCTGCACGATTAACACTTATGATGTAACATTTGGTGCTCAATGGAAGCAGAAAATCGCTAAACAGGATTATCTGACCTTGGGCGCTATTGTGGGCATAGGCCACGAGCTTAAGGCCAATCCCACTTGCTATACGATAAATAATAACTCCACTTCAAATACTAATG from the Prevotella sp. E15-22 genome contains:
- a CDS encoding alkaline phosphatase family protein, with translation MTNRYIYITLLAVLGFNSEVIAQEETNGAPRLVVSITIDQLRSDFLEAFQPLYTDQGFLRLMADGKVYTNVSYPFIPIDRASASAAITSGVAPYYNNIAGQQWLNRETLRPVGCVDDAKYPGINTNETASPNKLSTSTIGDELKVCTGGKAIVYAIAPFRDAAVLSAGHAANGAFWIDDASGNWCSSRFYFNALPSWAQAYNRLNAPAAKIGQTTWEPYSILASNFSYFMQTGETKPFKHQFEGTQRYKKYKTSALVNRDVTDMALQCVASTGMGNDKITDLLCLTYYAGTYDHKAVTDCQLEVQDTYIRLNKELSRLIDKLEEKLKRKDLLVVITSTGYSNEEMSDYQAYKIPSGTFYMNRSTNLMNMYLGATWGQGDYVETVYKNQIFLNRKLLESKKISMTEALNRSQEFMAMMSGVRNVYTSLQLLTSQNEMIQKVRNGFSPDNCGDIFIETAPGWRILHEDTQESDFSKASYIQFPIIFYGAGTSPERIQVPVTIDQIAPTLARCIRIRAPNACSSKPLF
- the secA gene encoding preprotein translocase subunit SecA produces the protein MNFNSILKALFGDKSSRDMKKIQPFVEMVKAVSPKVEALDNDALRARTQEIRQQVQTAAKEQKEEIERLKATIEETPLDERADIFAKIDKKEKEALEIYEKALDEVMPEVYAIVKETARRFAQNEETIVTANDFDRELAADPRKDFITIDGDKAIYHNHWTAGGNDLKWEMVHYDVQLFGGVVLHQGKIAEMATGEGKTLVATLPVFLNALTGNGVHVVTVNDYLAKRDSEWMGPLYMFHGLSVDCIDKHQPNSAERRKAYQADITFGTNNEFGFDYLRDNMAISPADLVQRAHNYAIVDEVDSVLIDDARTPLIISGPVPKGEVQMFEEYQPLVEKLYGVQKQLATQYLADAKVLITEGNKLMEEGNKKDGQEKLDAGFLSLFRSHKALPKNKPLIKYLSEEGIKAGMLKTEEHYMENNNRRMPEAVEPLYFVVDEKLNSCDLTDKGTAWLAKQVNDAALFVLPDIAGQLSALEAETGLTDEERLNKKDEMMNYYAVQSERVHTLQQLLKAYTMFNKDDEYVVIDGEVKIVDEQTGRIMEGRRWSDGLHQAVEAKEHVKVEAATQTFATITLQNYFRMYHKLAGMTGTASTEAGEFWDIYKLDVVEIPTNKPIARNDMDDRVYKTAREKYKAVIEEIVKMRKAGRPTLIGTTSVEISELLSRMLDMYVDPETGKREGIPHQVLNAKLHQKEADIVALAGQQDKNGMGAVTIATNMAGRGTDIKLSPEVKAAGGLAIIGTERHESRRVDRQLRGRAGRQGDPGSSVFYVSLEDKLMRLFASERIASVMDRLGFKEGEMIESPMISRSIERAQKKVEENNFGIRKRLLEYDDVMNKQRTVIYEKRRHALMGERIGMDIANTIWDRVSTIIERNDYEGCKEEFLHLFAMEVPFTENEFTTMKPDDLAEKAFQAALANFNRKTEHIREVAWPVIQRVYEEQGQMYERIMVPITDGRRVYNIACNLKEAYDTECKAVVKEFEKQMLLHIIDESWKENLRELDDLRHSVQNASYEQKDPLLIFKLESAKVWDNMINEMNNRTMAVLNRGQIPEMQQEVREAAPEEHTNRQQYTENKQNLQDEQLVDNGQRAAAHNDTRPQQPRTPIMKDKMPGRNDLCPCGSGKKFKNCHGKGLV
- a CDS encoding DUF4105 domain-containing protein — translated: MDSVEIGLITCSPHEEIYSLYGHTALRYHDLKRGIDGIYNWGVFDYTKPHFALRFVFGLTDYELGVAPTLPFCEYYENWGSMVTEHILNLTRQEKLNIRNALIENCKPENRVYRYNFFYDNCSTRPRNIIEQSIEGELFYQPREDYSPTYREMLHQHNSHHVWTAFGIDLLLGIKADAKTSREEQEFLPDNLRYDFDRAYVMHDGKREPFVKERRLLVPAGIQTTESDFPLRPFDIFLALMVLTAFVSFYEIYKKTKLWWYDALLMVLTGLPGLVLLLMIFSEHPTTSINLQILLLNPIALLFVWPIWKKRKTKWFLINFICLIIFLLGSFWQDYAEGMVFLALSLLFRCLDHYNDK